The proteins below come from a single Malus sylvestris chromosome 3, drMalSylv7.2, whole genome shotgun sequence genomic window:
- the LOC126616317 gene encoding oligopeptide transporter 1-like, with translation MTGGFDGVSEANLPGKPHSDIDVIGDDEVNDCPIEEVRLTVPITDDPSQPTLTFRTWVLGILSCAILAFVNKFFGFRTNQLSVSSVSAQIVVLPLGKLMAATLPTRKFRVPFTNWSFTMNPGPFNLKEHVLITIFANSGAGGVYAVHIITIVKAFYHRPQNPAAAFLLAQTTQMLGYGWAGLFRKYLIDSPYMWWPSNLVQVSLFRALHEKEKRPRGGLTRLQFFLTVFVCSFAYYIIPGFLFPSISAFSIVCLIWKSSITAQQIGSGMGGLGIGSFGFDWSTIAGFLGSPLATPGFAIINMLVGFILILYVLTPISYWSNAYDAKKFPIFTSHTFDSTGKTFNISRVLNETTFDIDLEAYNNYSKLYLSTVFAFTYGLSFATLTATISHVGLFHGKSIWHMWKKTASVVKDQVGDIHTRLMKKNYDSVPQWWFQLILVLMVGLSIFACEGFGKQLQLPWWGVLMACGIALFFTLPIGIIQATTNQQPGLNVITELVIGYIYPGKPLANVTFKTYGYISMTQALTFLGDFKLGHYMKIPPKSMFIAQLVGTVVASGVYFGTAWWLLESIEHICDTSNLPEGSPWTCPGDDVFYNASIIWGVIGPLRMFTNYGVYKEMNWFFLIGLLAPVPVWFLSKKFPNQKWIRLINMPIILGATGNMPPAKAVHYITWFTVGIFFSFYVYKRHKGWWARHNYILSAALDAGLAFMGVLMYFSLQSMGINGPQWWGLEGSDHCPLAQCPTAPGVVAKGCPVQ, from the exons ATGACGGGCGGCTTCGATGGAGTCTCTGAAGCAAACTTGCCCGGCAAGCCTCACTCGGACATTGATGTCATTG GTGATGATGAAGTGAATGATTGTCCCATTGAGGAAGTTCGGCTAACTGTTCCAATCACCGATGACCCTTCACAGCCAACCTTGACGTTTCGGACATGGGTTCTTGGAATTTTATCGTGTGCAATTCTTGCTTTCGTCAACAAATTCTTTGGGTTCCGAACAAATCAGCTCTCCGTTTCTTCAGTCTCGGCACAGATTGTTGTCCTTCCTCTAGGAAAGTTGATGGCTGCGACACTCCCAACCAGAAAATTCCGAGTTCCATTCACAAATTGGTCGTTTACAATGAATCCGGGGCCCTTCAATCTGAAAGAACATGTGTTGATCACCATATTTGCTAACTCGGGAGCAGGCGGCGTTTATGCAGTTCACATCATCACGATTGTCAAGGCCTTCTACCACAGACCACAGAATCCTGCAGCAGCCTTCCTGTTAGCACAAACCACTCAG ATGCTTGGGTATGGATGGGCTGGCTTATTCAGAAAATACCTTATTGACTCCCCTTACATGTGGTGGCCGTCAAATCTAGTTCAAGTTTCTCTCTTCAG GGCATTGCATGAGAAGGAAAAGAGACCAAGGGGAGGCCTTACTAGGCTGCAGTTCTTCCTTACTGTTTTCGTATGCAGCTTTGCTTACTACATTATTCCCGGATTTCTTTTCCCCTCCATCTCTGCTTTCTCCATTGTTTGCTTGATATGGAAGAGCTCCATCACCGCCCAACAGATCGGTTCCGGCATGGGTGGCCTTGGCATTGGTTCTTTCGGCTTCGATTGGTCCACAATTGCCGGCTTCTTGGGCAGCCCTTTAGCCACACCTGGATTTGCCATCATCAATATGTTAGTTGGTTTCATCTTGATCCTCTACGTTCTTACCCCCATTTCTTATTGGTCCAATGCATATGATGCTAAGAAGTTTCCAATCTTCACCTCTCACACTTTCGACTCCACGGGCAAGACCTTTAATATTTCACGGGTTCTGAATGAAACAACTTTCGACATTGACCTCGAAGCGTATAACAATTACAGTAAACTCTATCTCAGTACCGTCTTTGCCTTCACCTATGGCTTGAGCTTTGCCACTCTTACAGCTACTATTTCACATGTTGGCCTCTTCCATGGAAA GTCAATTTGGCACATGTGGAAGAAGACAGCTAGTGTCGTGAAAGATCAAGTCGGCGACATCCATACCCGTCTGATGAAAAAGAACTATGATTCTGTCCCTCAATGGTGGTTTCAACTCATCCTTGTTTTAATGGTTGGCCTTTCCATCTTTGCTTGTGAAGGTTTTGGAAAACAGCTCCAACTTCCGTGGTGGGGAGTTTTAATGGCTTGTGGCATTGCCCTATTTTTCACCTTGCCCATCGGCATTATTCAAGCCACAACAAACCAG CAACCGGGGCTTAATGTGATCACGGAGCTAGTTATTGGGTATATTTACCCAGGGAAGCCTCTTGCTAATGTGACCTTTAAAACCTATGGATACATCAGCATGACACAAGCACTAACTTTTCTTGGTGACTTCAAATTAGGTCACTACATGAAGATCCCTCCTAAGTCAATGTTTATTGCACAG CTAGTTGGAACAGTAGTGGCTTCAGGTGTATATTTTGGTACAGCATGGTGGCTTCTCGAATCCATTGAGCACATATGCGATACGTCAAATTTGCCAGAGGGAAGTCCGTGGACATGCCCGGGAGACGATGTGTTTTACAATGCTTCGATCATATGGGGGGTCATTGGCCCCCTCCGAATGTTCACCAATTACGGTGTCTACAAGGAGATGAACTGGTTCTTCCTCATCGGCCTCCTTGCACCTGTTCCGGTTTGGTTCCTCTCCAAGAAATTCCCCAACCAAAAGTGGATCAGGCTCATCAACATGCCCATAATCCTCGGAGCAACGGGCAACATGCCACCGGCTAAAGCAGTGCACTACATAACATGGTTTACAGTTGGTATTTTCTTCAGCTTTTATGTGTACAAAAGGCACAAGGGCTGGTGGGCTAGGCATAACTATATACTCTCTGCTGCTTTGGATGCTGGCCTTGCCTTCATGGGAGTTCTCATGTATTTCTCCCTCCAATCCATGGGGATCAATGGGCCTCAATGGTGGGGTCTGGAAGGCAGTGACCACTGCCCGTTGGCCCAGTGTCCGACGGCTCCCGGGGTAGTTGCCAAAGGCTGCCCCGTCCAATGA
- the LOC126616326 gene encoding pre-rRNA-processing protein TSR2-like produces the protein MEPERKLSAEAGSVFQEGIGLVLSRWSALQLAVENEWGGRDSRRKAEQLVADIFSWFNHSTEPLYIDDLEDMLNEAMLSLNTMTEDGSIEEVAEKLMIMHEECLNCNFKSIESLREANQRRVALPHVREVANDDDEDSDEDNDNIDHSRGNDDSSNMMVDIPEAHLNLNPVDVSSNESKPKPSAEAEDGWEVVGPRKHRGKRN, from the exons ATGGAGCCTGAGAGAAAGCTATCGGCGGAGGCTGGCTCCGTATTCCAGGAAGGTATAGGATTGGTTCTGTCTCGGTGGTCAGCGCTCCAATTGGCCGTCGAGAACGAGTGGGGCGGTCGTGACTCGCGCCGCAAAGCGGAGCAACTCGTCGCCGATATCTTCTCCTGGTTCAATCACTCCACAG AGCCTCTTTACATAGATGATTTGGAAGATATGCTGAATGAAGCTATGCTTTCTCTCAACACTATGACAGAGGATGGCAGCATCGAGGAG GTAGCTGAAAAGTTAATGATTATGCATGAAGAGTGTTTAAATTGTAATTTCAAGTCGATTGAAAGCCTAAGGGAAGCCAATCAGCGAAGAGTTGCTCTTCCGCATGTTAGAGAG GTTGCAAATGATGATGACGAGGATAGTGACGAAGACAATGATAATATAGATCATAGCAGGGGAAATGATGACTCCTCAAACATGATGGTAGACATACCGGAGGCTCATTTGAACTTAAATCCCGTAGACGTCTCCAGCAATGAGTCAAAGCCCAAGCCGTCGGCTGAAGCAGAAGATGGATGGGAGGTAGTTGGACCTAGAAAACATAGGGGTAAAAGGAATTAG
- the LOC126616324 gene encoding uncharacterized protein LOC126616324, producing MSSDTEDTTSGSESEASDSAKANSTLDFIEKLSDVPMGRLPPNIEFQRTRVECKADAPIHTDTFQYNGAYASMGVDNNVVDSFCDNFKVEVINLTEDEMEFDMIGIDPALANAFRRILIAEVPTMAIEKVLIANNTSVIQDEVLAHRLGLIPIKVDPRLFEFTENNTPNEKNTIVFKLHVRCERGGQRISVKSKELIWLPNGSEYPLESQDTKSESSSKPKTYTSFTCSQDSLPEFSDNPIYPTSGDITIARLGPGQEIDLEAHAVKGIGKTHAKWSPVAPVWYRMLPEVIISQDIEDEMAEKLVATCPVKVFDIEDIGNGKKRATVARPRACTLCRECIREGKGWENSIALQRKKDHFIFKIESTGVLPPEVLFTEAVKILEDKCDRVISDLS from the exons ATGTCGTCCGATACCGAAGATACGACGTCGGGTTCAGAGTCTGAAGCATCGGACTCTGCGAAGGCCAACTCCACGCTGGACTTCATAGAGAAGCTCTCAGATGTGCCAATGGGGCGGCTGCCCCCAAACATTGAATTCCAGAGGACACGTGTCGAGTGCAAGGCCGATGCTCCCATTCAT ACTGATACTTTTCAGTATAATGGTGCTTATGCATCAATGGGAGTCGATAATAACGTAGTGGATAGCTTCTGTGACAACTTTAAAGTTGAAGTTATTAATCTTACGGAGGATGAGATGGAGTTTGATATGATCGGCATTGATCCAGCACTTGCCAATGCATTCCGGAGAATCCTTATAGCTGAG GTTCCCACAATGGCTATTGAAAAAGTTCTTATTGCAAACAATACATCAGTAATCCAAgatgaagtacttgctcacagGTTGGGTCTCATTCCGATCAAGGTTGACCCTAGATTATTTGAATTTACAG AAAATAATACACCAAATGAAAagaacaccatcgtttttaagctccaTGTTCGCTGTGAACGAGGGGGGCAGCGTATTTCAG TAAAGTCAAAAGAATTGATTTGGTTGCCAAATGGGAGTGAGTATCCTTTGGAATCGCAAGATACCAAGTCAGAGTCATCCTCAAAACCAAAAACATATACATCATTTACTTGCAGTCAGGATTCCTTGCCAGAATTTTCCGACAATCCAATTTACCCCACGAGTGGAGACATTACAATTGCTAGACTAGGCCCTGGTCAG GAAATTGATCTGGAAGCACATGCTGTTAAGGGTATTGGTAAAACACATGCTAAATGGTCTCCAGTTGCCCCTGTTTGGTATAGGATGCTTCCTGAG GTTATAATATCGCAAGATATTGAAGATGAGATGGCTGAGAAACTTGTGGCAACATGCCCGGTTAAAGTATTTGATATTGAAGATATTGGCAATG GTAAAAAAAGGGCTACTGTAGCCAGACCACGAGCTTGCACACTGTGCAGGGAGTGCATCAGAGAAGGGAAGGGTTGGGAGAATTCTATTGCTCTGCAGCGTAAGAAGGATcatttcattt TCAAAATTGAATCAACCGGTGTATTACCTCCTGAAGTGCTATTTACTGAAGCTGTGAAGATTTTGGAAGACAAGTGCGATCGTGTTATTTCTGATCTTTCATGA